A single region of the Pontimicrobium sp. SW4 genome encodes:
- a CDS encoding histidine phosphatase family protein, whose amino-acid sequence MKEIIFIRHAKSSWNYDVSDRERPLKKRGINDSHLVSNSFKQYGFIPDAIFTSPARRARKTCKIFTENLNISVDDIKVQEDIYDFGGNMLISFIKSLDKELNRVMIFGHNHAFTSVVNVYGSKYIDNVPTSGLVKIVFDIDDWNAIKKGVTTLTIFPRDLK is encoded by the coding sequence ATGAAAGAAATTATTTTTATTCGACATGCGAAATCATCATGGAATTATGATGTTAGTGATAGAGAAAGACCATTAAAAAAACGTGGAATCAATGACTCTCACTTAGTTTCTAACTCTTTTAAACAGTATGGTTTTATTCCTGATGCCATTTTTACTAGTCCAGCTAGGCGTGCAAGAAAAACCTGCAAAATATTTACAGAAAATTTGAATATTTCTGTTGATGACATAAAAGTTCAAGAAGATATTTATGATTTTGGAGGAAATATGCTAATTAGCTTTATAAAATCTTTAGATAAAGAATTAAATAGGGTTATGATTTTTGGACATAATCACGCTTTTACTTCAGTTGTTAATGTTTATGGTTCTAAGTATATTGATAACGTTCCAACGTCTGGGTTGGTTAAAATAGTATTTGATATTGATGATTGGAATGCAATTAAAAAAGGAGTTACAACGCTAACTATTTTCCCTAGAGATTTGAAGTAA